In Aptenodytes patagonicus chromosome 21, bAptPat1.pri.cur, whole genome shotgun sequence, the genomic stretch AGATCCCCCATGCCCGTGTCTTGCATCTTCTGCCTCGAGGCATCGGCAGCGGATGCGACTTCCCCAAATCACCCTGGGTTCAAACGGCCCTttggggcggtggggccggggcagggaaggaaggtgTGATTGGTGAGACAGGGCCACGGCTGCGCTTAAAGCTTCCGACTGCAATCGCTACGAGCAGATGAGGAAGTGTCACGGCACACCGTGAGCCGAGCCCCGACCATGCAGCCCCTCCAGCgcacccacctgctcctcctgctcgCCCTGCTTGTCCTCTGCGTGGTAAGAGAAACCCCACGGCGCGGGGCCCTGCGAAGGCTGAGGGGTCCAGCCAGCTCTGTCCCACGGGTGTGACGGCAGTCGGGGGGAGCTGTAGGGTTCAACCAGTAGGAGAATTTCTGCTGAACTTCAGCTAGAAACCTGAGCATTTGACTTTCCATTTGACTCTAACCCTGGCTGTCTTACCAGGAGCTTTGCACTGTGGTCTGTAAGGTCTAAATACTTCCATacgttgctttttttaaagcatttttttttttttaacttaagagCATCGTGCCTATCTGTAACCTTCGCACTTAGCTCTCCACCCCATCTTGCAGCCTCTCCTTTGCATGCGggccccagccctgtccccagcccgTGCCTGGTGTGGGGACACTGAGGATGGCTGCTGGGACACCGGGGAAGCCGAGCACGTCCGTGGGGCTGTGGGGACGCCGGGTGGGTGCACGGCTGTGTGGTTTCCTCTCACCTCTCCCCCCTGGACgttgttttccttcctgctggGAGGCTCCACGGGGGCTCGCTTCGAGCACCGCGCTGGTGGATGTCGGTTCTCTCCTGGGTGGGGACCGTTGTGTGGGAGGAATGAACGTGCCGGCACTTTCAGGGAAGGTGATGCTATTCGGAGCAGCTCTcgggatgattttttttctacagcgTGTTGGTAACGGGGCCAGATTTGTCTGCGGTTGTTTCGCTCACAAACTCCACGCATCTGCAACCTGCTGCTGGCTCCACGGGGTGCATTTATGTTTCGGGAGTCCTGTTCTGTGGCTGGGCAAACCAGCTAAAACCCCCTCACAAGAGTGCCTGTgagggggcagagctgggcgTTGGGGCCCCATCCCTGGCCCCGTCCTGGCTCCGGAGGGACCCGAGGAATGGTGCGAACCAGCGTGGGGGCTGGTTCACGGAGGGAAATGGTGTCCCTTTTTGCGCTTGTCGCTGTCGCTTGTCGCTGCAGTCACTGTTCACAGGCGTTAACGCGCAGCCGCTTGCACCAGGAGTCCCAGGAAAGGACCAAAAACCCAGAGAGAGTAGCCCTgcgcagccagggcaggagggatTCACGCGAACACCTTAATTTGGAAGGTGCCAATCTTTAGAGACGGAAGGAAACTGCCCTGAAAGCACCATCCCAACTGTGTTACATTTCACACACCGACTGCACCCTCCCTGCTTGCGACAGCCTGGGGGGATGGgggtctctcctcctcctcctccccctcgcTTCCAGCACCGGTGtttctcagctctgctcctgcagcccacATCCTCCGCCGCAGGACCCGTGGGCCGCCACGTCCCCAATGTCCCCAGCCGCTTCCTCGCAGCAGTCTGAGGGGCAGAGACCACCCCCCTggcttctcctcctccccgccccccccaattTCTAAAAGTCCCTGGCTAGAAATAGGGCAACGATGTGAGGGAGAGTTTGCTTCGCTCCCTGCGTTGGGAAAACCCCAAAGCCGATGGTGATTTCTGCGTGCGGTGTGAAAGAGAAcctgctgggggaagaggaggccACGTGTTTCCCCTCTGGGAAGGGACAGCGTGGGCACCGGGGTGTCCCCAGCTTCTTTCTCCCCACCCCGGACAGCTGGTTGAGGGGCTCTCGGGGGGGTTTCCACCCCGCGCTGCTGTCTTCTCCAGTTTGGAGCGATGCCTGACTCTCTCGTTTTCTTTTCCAGCCCCTTGGCCAGGCGGACAAGGCGGTCACGACCACCGCCCCCCACATTTCAAACACCCCTGCGAGCAGCCTGAGCCCCCCCTGCGGCAGTCCACCCCTCCTCTCCCTCGCCCTGGGGCTGGCTGCGGCTTTCTTCCTGTGGCTGCGCTGACCCGGAGGGGGCCGcagcgcacccccccccccccccccaagaagaCACCCCCAGGATGGCGTCCCCTGCACCGGCACCTCCTTGGACCCTCGCAGCACGGAGGACCAGCCAGCATGACGCCATCAATCCCgtccctgcctccctctgctccgTGCTCCCGTTCCCCTCGCCCTCCGGCCTCGAAACGAAACCCCGAAGCTGCCCCGGTTCCAAGCAAGGCCCCGGGGCCGGTTCGGGAGCGGGCCTGCTGTCAGGCTCGGAAAAATAAAGCGCTGGTGTAGAGGCCGACCGGCTCGTCTCcgctgtggggctggggcaggtTCGGTAACGGGACTGAGGGGTTGGCGTGGGGACCCCAGTACCGGTCGTTTACTCGGGGCCGGAGGGGCCGGGTGGAGCCAGGCCTGAGCTCCGCGGGTGAGGCGGTGAGATCGGGGTGCGCGGTCCGGCTCCTCCCCCGAGGACTTTCAACGGTCCCGCTGGGGCTCTGTGGGACCGAGAGGGACCGgcggccccggtcccggtcccgagGCCCGGCCCCGGGCGTAGGCCCGGGGCCGGGCctcgggaccgggaccggggcccGGGGCCGACACGCGTACGCAGCGCCCCCTGCAGGCCgggcggccccccccctccctcgCAGCACCGCCCTCAGCCCCACGGTGAGTCCTGGCCAATCCCACGGCAGACGCTTGTGCTCCTCACCAATCCGGCGCTGCTAAACTCCCCGCTATTAGCCAATCCCGGCCTGGCGGGGGGTATATAAGGGCGGGTGAGGGAGAGACAAGCTTCCTGTCAGGCGCGGCGTTGGTGCGTTGCGGTGTCTCCGCTACGCGAGCTGGGCCGCGCTAAGGGGGTTTATTCCCCCCTCGGTAGCGTCCCTACTTGCCCAGCCGGGCTGAGCTTGTGTATTTCGACGTCCCTCCGGGCGCCTCAGCGGTGCCACAGGTCCAGCCCGGACTGTACGGGGTGGCGGCATCCTCCCCGCGTGTCTCCTGGGCCCTCGCTCCCCCTTCTCTGGTGGTCTCCCCTGCGCTCCCACCGGCGTTTCTTTAGAGGCTGGCAATGGGGTTGTGGTGCTTAACCCTGGCACTCGGTATCCGTGTGCCTGCCGGCTCTGCGGGCCTGGCGTTGCCCTCTCCGAGCAGCccgtggaaacacagccctgcctgtCGCCCTGCCTGTCGCGTGGTTTGGGCTTGGGCCAGCAAGACTCTGCTTGCCCGCTGGCCTGGCAGAGGAGCACGTCGGAGCTGGGCGTCCCTATGCAGCACGCTCCGTTCTCCTGTCCCGTGGTTACGTGTCCTCCTGCCCGAAACAGGTCTTGGGGCAACCGGGGACACGTTTTTGGCATAAAGATGGACGTTTGATGAAGGCTGTTGCTGAAAGCCAGAGCAGTCGCTGGCCAGCTGGAGACACCTGATGTAAGGACCTTTGTGCATCCGAGTCTGCCGAGGAAACCTCCTGGGGAGGCGCTGTGCTGTCTGTTGCCGCCAGAACAGCCTGTTTTCGCTGTGGGGTTGGTAAGTGATCACGGCCCGACTGCAGTGACTCTCCCCAAACTGGGCTCAACCTGCTCAGCAAACCGGGCCCTTGCCAGCAGccgtctcctctccccagcagtgAGGACAGAAGCGCTTGATGTCTCTGCGTGCGGATTTCTCACCCCACATCCCTTCTGGCTCTGAGTCACGTCCCCGGGGAGCTCCTGCCCTCACCCAGGTGGAGAAGACTTCTGTCCCAGGGACCTCAAAAGACGAGTGACCGGAGCTGTGACGCAGCTCTGCAGTGTGGACACTAAGCGCTGCCGAAGCAGAGCTCACCCTGGGGTGATACGACTGCAACACCCCCGAGCCCGCAGCACGAGCAGGCTGGGctccccccggggctggggctggtggggtccGGCAGCCCCCGGTGCTGCCGGGGGGCACAGCTTGGCCTGCGCCTCCCTTCTCAAAACCCAGGGCCCCGGTGCTGCCTGTGGCCGGTGGACACTAGAGGGCACCGGGCTCCCATCCTGGGAGCAGGATTGGGCCCAGggccgcggggctggcgggggacAAGGTGCTGGGACGGGGGGCAGCTCCTCGGCGTGGGGGCAGCCAGGCTGTGGCCAGTGCGAGGACAAGGACGAGGACACGGACACCAACcacccaggcagagctggcccGGACGAGGGGGCCGTATcttacacacatacataaatacagTTCGGAGGGGGAAGCTGGTGGGGAAGGGGCTCTGTCACTCTCCGGAGGGTCCCACGCCAGTCGTGTCCATGGGGTCCTTCGTGAGCCACGTATGGGGCTccccgggagggaggcggggtGGCTCCCCCTTGTGATGGAGGGCATCCTTCACGCCAGCAGCCGGGGCAGAGGGGTGTTTGGGGTGCAGTTGCGTTGGGTAGGAGGCcacccgccccggtgcggggccGCTGGCAGGGCGTCCCCGTCCTGCCCCGTGGCACTTCTGGGCGCAAGAACCGCACGCCGCCCCCTCATAGCACCTGTATGTCCCAGATCTGCGTGGGTCTTTCCTCAGCCACGTCCCAAATGATGGCGTGGTCCCGGTCATAGGATCGGCCACCTGCAGAGCGAGGGGAGGGTTTCAGGAGGGCAGACCCCGCTCCTGATGGCGGTGAAGGGGTGGGTGCTCCATCTCACGGCCAAACACCCCGTTTTTGGGGGTTCCTGAGAAAGCAACCCCTGTGCCGGCGCCAAGGCCTCACCCTTTATATCAAGGATCATGTCCTCGAACATCTGGCTGTGGATCCGTCCCTGAGAATCGATGCTCCAGGTCTGACGCGGCATCCGGGTCTCAGACCACAGCACAGCCTTCGCGCCCTTCCCGGCTGGCCCGATGACCTGCAGGCTCATGTTGGGGGCCACCTGCAAGGAGCAGCGGTGGCCGGGTCAGCCCGCTCCTCTCCATCGCCTCCACCCGGCTCAAAGGCTTGGAGCTGGGAGGGGTTTCCCTGTAAATGCAGCTGGTTCTGGAGTGGGACATGGAAAACTTCTCAGTGAGAAGTGAGGATGATTAGGGTGATGAAAACCCCTCAGGGGAGGCAGAGATGCCTTCACATCTCCAGAGGAGACCTGGGGAGGAGAGAATCAACTGATCTTTGGGGACAAGGCTGAGGTCAGATGCTGGGAAAAGCCGTTATAAACCCTAAAAGATCGCTGTGGGGTGGGGAGTACCCCAGCAGGAGTCCTGCCAGGGGCTCCCCTGGTCCCCTCCGCGGCGCTGGCTGTCACATGTGAGCCCTGACCTGGTTTTTCATCAGCCCGTCCTCATAGTACCAGACGGAGCTGCTCTGCTCGCTGAGGCTGGAGACCACCACACGTCCTGCTTTCATGTCTTCCACGTCGTCGGGGACGGAGAGGTAgagctccagctccctgctcctgaGGCGGAAATAGATCCGTCTCTGGAAAGAGAGAAACCTTTTTTGCACCGAaaagccctgctgcctgcacctccgGCCCCACACGCCGCGGCTGGCCGAGGAAGGACCTCACCCAGCTTGTGGCTTTGGGAAGGGAGGACCCTGGTCCCATGGGGCAGCTGCCTGGAGGGTCCTCCTCATCCCCCCAGGGAggtccctgcctctccccagggcGATGGCTGTGGCCCTGGCCTGTCTCTCGTAGCTGGCACGGGCACGGCTCTCCCCGCCGGCATGCTGGGGCGTTTTGCAAGGCGCCTGCCCACGGGGAGCATTTTGCCATTGCAGCGGCCACTCCGAGGGCGGGGGACCGGGATCTGGGGGTGACGGTGCTGGGCTGGTGGTGCCTTTCACGGGCCAGAGCTGTCAGCAGcgtgctgctgctctccaggccgtgccccgctgcctcccccagcTCACCCGGAGCCGCTACCACACCTTCCTCCCAGCCATCGGGACTGGCAGCTCTTCAGCTCCATGTGAGCCGCCTGCCTCGGGGTTTTGGGGATCACCTCCCCGAGTGCCAGCGCCCCACCCCGTCCCAGCACTCACCTGGCGGATGGGGTAGAGGGAGCCCACGTGCTGGAGCCCGCTGTACGTCAGCCAGTTGGTGATTTCGGTGCAGTCCAGCAGCCACTGGCGCCCGCGGAAGTCACCGTGTTCACACAGAACCCAGCTGCgggggacgggatgggatgggatgggatgggatgggatgggatgggatgggatgggatgggacaagATGGGATGGGATAGTGTCGGATGGGCAGAGCACGGTCACCTCTGGGCACGCCAGGGGAGAGTGGGGCTGGGGCTCACTTACATCCCGCCTTTGACGCGCACCGACAGCACGTGGTTGTTGAAACCCTCTGCCTGGAGACTCCGCACTTCGTTGTTCAGCTCAATCTCCTTCCCCTCAAAACACTCCAGCCCGTGCAGGAAGATGGAGGGCTCCGAGAAAAACTGCGGGATGGGGGAAGACGTGAGGCGTGAGGGGGCAGGCGGGAGGagtgagcacccatgggtgcggAAGGGCTCCAAGGCCGGAGAGCCAGCGCCGTTGGGTACCCgtgggaggggaaaaaggttCCTGGGGGGTTTCTGCCCCGGTgctggtgggaagggaaggaagggctgGTACTCACCACTGGGACCTTCTTCAAGGAGCGGATGGCGGTGGAGGAGAGGCAGCCCATGGCGCTGAGCGTGGGGTACTCGCCCTCGGACAGCACGTGCTGCTCCCCCGCGAATGCCTGCCCGTCGAACAGGATCCAGCTGGTGGGGAGGAGCGTGCCCAGGCTGACGCGGCCATCGTGGTGGGCATCCATCCCACCTAtggccccccagcaccccctggTCCTGCCCACCCTCCCGGGGAGTCCCCATGGGCACCTGTGGGGCTGCCGGCCAGGGTGATgtccctgttcccatccccaGATGGAAGCAGCGAGGCCCCGGGACACCCTACCTGCCCCCGTGGACTCTGCAGGAGTGTGGGACGAAGGTGGCAGGCAGGGCCTCCTGGTCCTCCTTGAAGGTGACGTGCTCCCCCAAGAAGTCGGGCTCTGAGAAGAGCAGGatctggggagggggagcggagGGGCTCGGTGAGGGGGGCAAAGCATCGCCACCACCCCGCAAGGGGCCACGTCCCCCGGGGGGGCACATCCCCCTCCCCATCCGCCGCCCCTGACCTTGGAGACGAAATGGAGGTTGTGTTCCCCGACCTGGAAGCAAACAGAGCAGGGCTGGTTGGCGTCTTTGCCCTGGCCtggcccccaccagccccacgtAGGGTGCCGCGGCGAAGGAGGGGGTGTCCGGTGCTCTCACCTGCAGGATGGGCTGTGCCGAGGCGATGCGGCAATCTGCGGCACCCCAGTCTTCACAGCTGCGGTAGACCCCCTTCTCCAGGATGTACTGTTCGCCCGAGAAGCTGGTGCCCTCGTAGGCCACCCACCTGCCGGGAAAATGTGGGTGCTGGCTCAGCCCCCGCTTCGTCCAGCCCCTCGTCCCCCCGTCCCCGAACTCACACGCCGCTCAGCACATGGATGGACTGGGTGACGGTGCCGTAGCCGGCCAGCTGCGTGTCGGGGAGCGCCTCGCTCAGCTCCACACTCGGGCCCTCCTCAAAGTCCATGGCCTCGAAGAGGACCAGCGCTGGGTCGGAGAAGTCCTGTGGGGAGAaggagcccccccgccccgagcccctCGGTCTGTTGGGGGGAAAGGGCCATGGGCCAGGCGCTCTCCACACACACAGCCGGGGTCCTGCCTGGCCTCAGGGACCCCAGGGAGGGTGGGAGCAGCTCTGGGCACCTAGACCTATGCACGTGATGAGTTTGGGGGATCTCAGGCCATGCCCAGCTGCCTGACGCAGGCAGGGAAGGCTCCCTTTGGGGGATGAGGATGGGACCAGGGGGGCTGGCTCTCCCCGCCCACACTGGGTCCATCCCCAAGCGATGCCGCCACCGCTGTCCTCACCGTCCGTATCAGCCGTAAGGACACCAGCTCCTTGCTGTAGCCGCCCCACTGCCTCCAGTCCTGGTACTCCCCTTCCTCCAGCAGGTACTGGTGGCCACGAAAGCCCTCCTTCTCGTAGCCGACCCAGCTGTGGCACAGGCAGATGTGGGCAGTGAGGTCTCCGAAGCGGAGGATTTCCATGTGCCAGGACACAGGGACACCGTCCATGCCTCTCtagtgccaccctctcccccaaGCTGCCTGTGGCCATCCCACAGCTCCAGGCAGCTCCTCTGAGCCCTTTCCTGGGGGTGACTGTCACCTTCCCAGCCTGCTCCAGCCAGGATTGCCCACCCCGTGCCACTCACCAGCCGCCCAGGACACGCAGGGAGCCCACAGTGGGCAGTGCCGGCCCGGGCAGGCACTTCAGGTCGTAGATGTCTCGGTTGATGGTGAAGCTGCAGCCCTGGAAACCCACAGCCTCGTAGATCAGCACCTGGGGACACGGTGGGGTGAGCACGATCCCACGGCCATCCTGGCCCCACGGCCTCCCTGGGCGCTGGCCCAGTGCTCACCTGCGGCTCACCGGGTCTCTCCACAACGGGGCAGCCCTGGAAGGAGAAGGAGCCCCATTGAGGCCACAGTGGCAGGAGGGGACGGCATGGGGGCATCCAATCCCCCCCTTTAAAGCCTGAGCTGTTTTTTGGGTCATTTTCATTCAAGAACAAGCTCTTTTGGcctttgttttattgctttccttCACCACTAACCCACAGGAGCACTTTCCAGAGCCATGCTCGGCACATTCCCACACTGAGCTCTCACTGATGTGAACCGGGAACCACCGGGAGATGCTCTCGCCTGTCATGCCCGGGGCTTGATACGGCCCTGGCACCCCAGTAACCAGTAACGCTCCAGCAACCGGCACTCACCAGCCTGATGGGGTGCATGGAGCAGATGGATGGGTCCTTTGCTCCCCAAGCCTTTAAATTGGGGTACCCGCCTGGCTCCAAAACGTAGGGGTCATCGTCGAAGAAAGGCTTGGAGTAAACCAGCCAcctgggaaagagggggaaagcaTCACGCCCTGCTCCAGCCCTTGCTGGAGCCCACCCAGCGCCCACCCATCACCACGGTCCCACTCACAAGCCCGAGTGGACGATGATGGAGGCGGCGGTGAGCGCCTGGCCCTGCATGCGGGTGTCCTCGGCCGAGTCGGTGAACTTCAGCCGGGCGCCTTCGCCGTTCTCCTCTGCAAACAGGCTGATCTCGGGGGTACGGTAATCCTGACGTGGGGCAGAGCAGCGTTACTGGGGTCCGGCACCCCCTGCTTGCCGGGTGCTGGTAGGGAATGGGAGGCTCGGGGGTGTCCATGCGCTTACCCGCACCACCAACTTGAAGGAGCCGATGCGGAAGGGCCGGCTGCCGCAGGGCTGCCCGCTCTGCCCATACGCCGTCCAGGGGTTGTCGATCTCCACGTCCCCCTCGGCCAGCACGCACTTGCGCCCGTGAAACCGCGGCTTCTCGTACATCACCCACCTGGGAGCCGGGTGGGAgcaaagcggggggggggggggatcctgcTTTTACCCACGGCCCTGCAGCTGTCGGGAGCCTCAGGATAGCGCATGGGTGGGGACATCCTGCCACCGCCGCGGTGCTGGATCGCAGCCACAGTAATTAGCACTGGCAGGACGGTCACTCCTGAACCTCAGGCTGGGAGCTGGCCACCATCCCCGGCACGGGGAACGTGCAATCCCCGGCCGAACCCTCCCCCTGCGTCCTCGCCGCGTGTCCTCGCCCTGCTGCCGTCCCCTACCCGCCTCGGATGACCCGGATGGAGATGGTGTGCGAGAGCTCCCAGGACGTGGCGTCGGGGATGTCGCCCCAGATCTCCCGTTTCTGGCCCACAAAGCCGGCCTCAGAGAAGAGGATGATCTGGGAGGGGGTGACACAGTGGAGAGGTGCTACCATATCGCACCGCACTATGCCCCAGCTggccagcccggcccggccccgccacgCTCCCTGTACCTTGCCAGGTCTCGTGTTGATCTTCTCGAAGccctccttgtcctcctgctGTGAACACCCGAGGGGATGGGTGCGTGAAGAGCGTGGAGGGACATCGGCTGCACCAGCCATCTCCCCGCAGCCCAAGGAAGCCGCAGCCGCAGCCTCGCGTCTGGCGTCTGCCAATCCCTCCCACCGCCCCGAGCAGCCACACCTCGAGCATTCCTGCACTGCTGGGGATCAGcctccccgcctgccccgggACCCTCCTGTCACCTGCCCCGGGACCCTCCCATCATCCGTGGTGGCACCGTTCCATCACTTGACCCGGTACCCTTCCGTCACTCACCCTGGTACCCTCCTGTCACCCAGGATGATACTCTCCCGTCGCCCATCCTGGTACCCTTCCATCACCCGTGCC encodes the following:
- the CRYBG2 gene encoding beta/gamma crystallin domain-containing protein 2, with the translated sequence MDSPFRHNKTRGFVSSTELSMKQAVLSAPEPEGRSHFQKVSLVSRRLESAGSARAREGSPSRVSLLLQAWEREIVEKTAAGPTTLTHQERSSSVNLLKDFTTHGPVFSQVYSPAQKPRRQDERGKAGADGGGDGIPPPVGAPCEMPVHRESYVHGALLPTQPAERPAGGPGEGPGAPCGAKPGCVSALPRARHVMVLRTGRDAARPEPGLAEGREAQKGMHDAAGTTMALPQRESCEQDGSSFAGAAAGGKCSPGTAEAAGLPAKGSPREKHSPQAEAVLVNAALGDGDRPGDPQTSITSSPQCPVADTGGQADPAGVGEESAADGDGTISATPPRTESPPGAGGTPENPSSEVSDGPEPSTEAPASPKAEVELEGGETTGDPQGTAQESESSPEPPAEPPANDPLAESPPDTTEEDPELLVDMEIFVDTLRNMEPSEMRKAPKAPRQPRPSSLGRCAALPPIQEDRVAPRAPVSLPEALRELLARGPAGLQEESPEEEVEIENPYLSPDERTPVGTLHGAPGDSTASNASTTSNGRVEGGLLPGTPRQAGAEEKAKLVAGGLAERSVLFRGNVLKGMALLSHFLEHRPTAADEVKPYSRLDNSVLYSRFVSPSTAPLELPGRDGGGTGSPTPRDHNGLGPGEHPGPEMAVLEAPSPSRIPPVTEEPESAVALCPTDVLQEDKEGFEKINTRPGKIILFSEAGFVGQKREIWGDIPDATSWELSHTISIRVIRGGWVMYEKPRFHGRKCVLAEGDVEIDNPWTAYGQSGQPCGSRPFRIGSFKLVVRDYRTPEISLFAEENGEGARLKFTDSAEDTRMQGQALTAASIIVHSGLWLVYSKPFFDDDPYVLEPGGYPNLKAWGAKDPSICSMHPIRLGCPVVERPGEPQVLIYEAVGFQGCSFTINRDIYDLKCLPGPALPTVGSLRVLGGCWVGYEKEGFRGHQYLLEEGEYQDWRQWGGYSKELVSLRLIRTDFSDPALVLFEAMDFEEGPSVELSEALPDTQLAGYGTVTQSIHVLSGVWVAYEGTSFSGEQYILEKGVYRSCEDWGAADCRIASAQPILQVGEHNLHFVSKILLFSEPDFLGEHVTFKEDQEALPATFVPHSCRVHGGSWILFDGQAFAGEQHVLSEGEYPTLSAMGCLSSTAIRSLKKVPVFFSEPSIFLHGLECFEGKEIELNNEVRSLQAEGFNNHVLSVRVKGGIWVLCEHGDFRGRQWLLDCTEITNWLTYSGLQHVGSLYPIRQRRIYFRLRSRELELYLSVPDDVEDMKAGRVVVSSLSEQSSSVWYYEDGLMKNQVAPNMSLQVIGPAGKGAKAVLWSETRMPRQTWSIDSQGRIHSQMFEDMILDIKGGRSYDRDHAIIWDVAEERPTQIWDIQVL